A DNA window from Pristis pectinata isolate sPriPec2 chromosome 29, sPriPec2.1.pri, whole genome shotgun sequence contains the following coding sequences:
- the LOC127584447 gene encoding cytochrome c oxidase subunit 5B, mitochondrial-like: MAARAAAVFGLLGGRRGLGLVATRAPGSALGMGRAPGRGLASGGIPTDEEQATGLEKIIMQAMKTGKDPYNVLKPKEYAGTKSDPHIVPSITNKRLVGCVCEEDNTAVIWFWLHEGQAQRCPSCGAHYKLVPHEH, encoded by the exons atggcGGCGCGGGCGGCAGCGGTGTTCGGTTTGCTCGGCGGGCGCCGGGGCCTGGGGCTGGTGGCTACTCGAGCTCCCGGCTCTGCCTTGGGGATGGGCCGCGCCCCCGGCCGGGGGCTAGCCTCTGGCg GTATTCCTACTGATGAAGAACAGGCAACAGGATTGGAAAAAATAATCATGCAGGCAATGAAAACTGGGAAG GATCCATACAATGTGCTGAAACCAAAGGAGTATGCTGGGACGAAGAGTGATCCTCACATTGTCCCATCAATTACCAACAAGAGGCTCGTGGGCTGTGTGT GTGAGGAGGACAACACTGCAGTCATCTGGTTCTGGCTTCATGAGGGCCAGGCCCAGCGCTGTCCATCCTGTGGGGCTCATTACAAGCTTGTACCTCACGAACACTGA